In Thermoproteota archaeon, one DNA window encodes the following:
- a CDS encoding transcription elongation factor Spt5, giving the protein MSQEVKSHLFAIRTTGGQEKVVMNLMEARAKMGKINIQSVLLVDNLKGYVVIEALDPNNAFAAIEGVRHIRGQLRGELEFKDIEGYLVKKSTVTQLAVDNTVEITGGPFKGMKATITRIDHEKEEATVVLLDASYQLPVTVDANYLKISTS; this is encoded by the coding sequence TTGTCTCAAGAAGTAAAATCTCATCTCTTTGCAATTAGGACAACTGGTGGACAGGAAAAAGTTGTCATGAACCTTATGGAAGCGAGAGCTAAGATGGGCAAAATCAACATCCAGTCAGTACTACTTGTTGATAATCTCAAAGGATATGTTGTAATTGAAGCACTAGACCCAAACAACGCATTTGCAGCAATTGAGGGAGTAAGGCACATCAGAGGTCAGCTTCGTGGAGAATTAGAGTTTAAGGATATTGAAGGATACTTGGTAAAGAAATCAACTGTGACACAACTTGCAGTAGACAACACAGTTGAGATCACTGGTGGACCATTTAAGGGAATGAAGGCCACAATCACCAGAATTGACCATGAAAAGGAAGAGGCAACGGTAGTGTTACTAGATGCATCATACCAACTTCCAGTTACAGTCGATGCTAACTATCTAAAGATTTCAACCAGTTAG
- a CDS encoding protein translocase SEC61 complex subunit gamma codes for MNPKQTLKNMVNTMKITRKSDKDDYMQHLRLVLLGIGGVGTIGFIIQFVFSVFTLEG; via the coding sequence ATGAACCCCAAGCAGACTCTGAAGAATATGGTAAACACCATGAAAATTACCAGAAAATCAGACAAAGATGACTATATGCAGCATCTGCGACTAGTGCTACTTGGAATTGGCGGCGTCGGCACGATTGGATTTATAATTCAGTTTGTATTTTCAGTTTTCACATTAGAAGGATAA
- a CDS encoding D-tyrosyl-tRNA(Tyr) deacylase gives MDLLVAYQDDPAGHNMAKFISKDMKKNGDIFRGTKYDLLIIPTPAISADWLEEKYHYDGFIFLSKHAAESGVLALTCHSTGNFSDAMFGGNNRQVAVPYPNIQKKYLQTLAKNHDSFSEFDITIEATHHGPTALSKPTIFIEIGTTEKQWADKNLCNKVASLVKETLESEIPKYPVAICFGGTHYPSKFTKELLEGKHALGTVIPKHGLDALDEELFNHIISQNKDAKTALLDWGGLGQNKQKVLDFLKTTDLEVIKL, from the coding sequence GTGGATTTACTCGTAGCCTATCAAGACGACCCAGCAGGTCACAATATGGCCAAATTCATATCAAAAGATATGAAAAAAAATGGAGATATTTTTCGTGGCACAAAATACGATTTACTGATAATTCCAACTCCAGCGATTTCAGCTGATTGGCTCGAAGAAAAATATCATTATGATGGGTTTATCTTTTTATCAAAACATGCAGCAGAATCAGGAGTTTTGGCACTCACCTGTCATAGTACAGGAAATTTTTCTGATGCAATGTTTGGAGGAAATAATCGTCAAGTAGCAGTACCATATCCAAACATACAAAAAAAATATCTACAAACTTTGGCAAAAAACCATGATTCATTTTCAGAGTTTGATATCACAATAGAGGCAACTCATCATGGACCCACTGCTTTATCAAAGCCTACAATCTTTATCGAGATTGGAACCACTGAAAAACAGTGGGCAGACAAGAATCTATGCAATAAAGTGGCAAGTCTAGTCAAAGAAACCCTAGAATCTGAAATCCCGAAATATCCTGTGGCAATCTGTTTTGGTGGAACTCACTATCCATCAAAGTTCACAAAAGAGCTTTTGGAGGGAAAACACGCACTAGGAACTGTAATTCCAAAACATGGCCTAGATGCACTCGATGAGGAATTATTCAATCACATTATTTCTCAAAACAAGGATGCAAAGACTGCACTACTTGATTGGGGAGGTTTGGGTCAAAACAAACAAAAGGTTTTGGATTTCCTAAAGACAACTGATCTTGAGGTCATTAAACTTTGA
- a CDS encoding methylated-DNA--[protein]-cysteine S-methyltransferase → MNLENRVYKKLLEVPEGKVTTYGELAKAVGLKNGQRVIGRIMNKNPYPVIVPCHRVIKSDGKIGGYAYGEDVKNAMLSKEGISIRKGKIQELEKTIHRF, encoded by the coding sequence TTGAATCTTGAAAATCGAGTTTACAAGAAATTGCTAGAGGTCCCAGAGGGCAAGGTCACAACTTATGGTGAGCTGGCAAAAGCAGTTGGTCTAAAAAATGGACAACGTGTAATTGGCAGAATTATGAACAAGAATCCTTATCCTGTAATTGTTCCCTGTCATCGAGTCATAAAATCAGATGGCAAGATTGGCGGATATGCATATGGAGAGGATGTAAAAAATGCGATGCTATCAAAAGAAGGAATCTCAATTAGAAAGGGAAAGATTCAGGAATTAGAAAAAACGATACACCGATTCTAG
- a CDS encoding 50S ribosomal protein L19e — MPINLRAKKRLVSRMTGVGIHRIRFDSDHLDDIADAITRENIRSLITANTIKIKSFKGTSHGRAHFKALQKKKRGAKAGSKKGRMGARVGKKEVYVKNVRALRYILKVAKDRKEITNPEFKELYKKIGGATVRNKAHLRLLINEAIEKRND, encoded by the coding sequence GTGCCGATAAATCTTAGAGCAAAAAAGAGACTCGTCTCCAGAATGACTGGAGTCGGAATCCATAGAATTCGTTTTGATTCTGATCATCTAGATGACATTGCAGATGCAATTACAAGAGAGAACATTCGCAGTTTGATTACTGCAAATACAATTAAGATAAAGTCATTCAAGGGAACATCCCATGGTCGTGCTCATTTTAAGGCACTACAGAAAAAGAAGAGGGGAGCAAAGGCAGGTTCCAAGAAAGGACGAATGGGTGCACGAGTTGGCAAGAAAGAAGTTTATGTTAAAAATGTCCGCGCATTGCGATACATCCTCAAAGTTGCAAAGGACAGAAAAGAGATTACAAATCCAGAGTTTAAGGAACTCTACAAAAAGATTGGTGGTGCCACAGTCAGAAACAAGGCTCACCTTAGATTACTAATCAATGAAGCAATTGAAAAACGAAACGACTAG
- a CDS encoding 50S ribosomal protein L32e, translating into MPINKEKLEVRQKIVESRPAFRRGESWRYKRLETSWRKPKGIDNHQRKQKGRGRPGLVKVGYGAPKESRGLHPSGYTDNLVYNIADLEKLNPKTDGLRIGHGVGTKKRKEIIVKALEKKFKVFNARVSAGADKS; encoded by the coding sequence ATGCCGATCAACAAAGAGAAGCTCGAGGTAAGACAAAAGATTGTCGAGAGCAGACCAGCATTTAGAAGAGGAGAGAGCTGGAGATACAAGAGATTAGAGACTTCTTGGAGAAAACCAAAAGGAATCGATAATCACCAGAGAAAACAAAAGGGCAGAGGCAGACCTGGACTTGTCAAAGTAGGATACGGCGCTCCAAAAGAATCACGAGGATTACATCCATCTGGATATACAGATAATTTAGTTTACAATATTGCAGATTTAGAAAAATTGAATCCAAAGACTGATGGCCTAAGAATTGGTCACGGTGTTGGAACAAAAAAGAGAAAAGAAATCATAGTAAAAGCATTAGAAAAGAAATTCAAAGTTTTCAACGCAAGGGTGTCTGCTGGTGCCGATAAATCTTAG